The Osmerus eperlanus chromosome 25, fOsmEpe2.1, whole genome shotgun sequence DNA window AAGCAACATTTCCTGTCACCGTTTTTGCTCTTAAGCCCCTTTAAGCTCCATCTATTGTTTAGGATGGACAGGTTGGAGGTAAATAGATAAGTGTCAGCTCTAAGTTCTCAATCATGCAATCAACAACATCATACACACCCTACCCTGAGGGAAGCATCACTAGCTACACCTTCTAGGAATATCTCTTCAGGTACTGATGAGATCATCAGGTTCAAGAGTTTGTAATCTTTTGCTCGAGTCAAGCACGCCCGTTTACTCACGCGTTTTGTTGCCTAACCACGTTTCGTTgcgtagtcatttagcagatgctcttatccagagcgtaacCAGTACACAAGTTATATTTCATTTTATATTGAACAGTTACAAACAAGTCTTAGCTTAGACTTCCATTTTAAATCTGCCTGTATTGGAAAGATGCACAGTTGTCCTTTCACTAAAAAGGCACGAGTCGCACGACTAAGGGGATAACAGATTTGCATCAAAAAGCATTTTCTAAACAGATCTGAAATCAGCCTGCTTCTCTCACGTGaaaatttttttttattcactTCCAGTTACATTTTAATTAGATCCATTGCTCTACGCCCAGTCGCCCACTGTATGGAAACTTTTCGGCGTCAGTTCAGCGCTTGAGAAAAGTCCTCCGTCTCGCAACCAGCTGTTCCCGTCCAATAGCAaagaagagagagtgtgggcTGAACCGGTTGTTAGGTGTGGTTTATCCGTGTGTATAAATATACGAGCGTTGCTCTTAATATTCCCCTCTGCATCACAGAGAAACCCAATCTGGACAGACTGGTAAGATTCTCAACTTTATCGTACATTGGTCTATGAATAACATTAATCGTTTTTGTAGTCGTTAATGCTTTGTGTGGTTCACATACATGTAATTGCGCTCAGGTGGAGTATAGTGGGTGTGGCGCGTGAAGGAATATGTGGGTACGCCCGAAGCGCTTCACGTTCGAAGTTGCGTAAAGTAGTCTACCTACAGATAAAACATGTCCAGAACCAAGAACAAATTATGACAGTTGTCTATCTCATTTGCCACAGTGTGGTGTCGGATAATATTTACTTTCTGAACGTTCAGTTGGGCGTGGTCACCAGATTTATTTTGGCAGGAAACAGAACTTGGTCTGATTTGTTCTATTCATCCAACCAGAATTTTTCCATCCTGGCTATGAATGCTTTTGCTTGCATGTTAAGTGTACAGTGTCTGTGTTTTATGTactgtgttgtttttgtgttctttggaggttaaaagaaaaggagaTTACCGGTAGAGAACAAAGTCTGCCATTACTAACTTAAGCTAGCCTCAAACACCATACATTAAACCTAGTATTTATAACCTAGTTTTGTCGATTTGGCATGTTATCCTTCTTTATCTTGATGCCTGGTTTTGTGGTGTTTGTCCCTCTGCAGACCCCAGCTCCAGAATGTCCTTCATACAAGAGTTCCTCAAGCAGACCGTCTATCTGGGCATGCCCGATGACTCAGTACGACCACACTCCGGTTACTGCGCCAACCGCTCACTTCTgctcttttttctcttcctgtGGTATGCTTGTGTGGAAAAACTTAGCTGTGTGTTtacacggagggagggagggacggatgaagagagaaagagggagagggagaagaaggagggataTTGATAGAGAAtgactgaggagagggagagggggagagagggggagagagagagagcaagcagaGGTTGAAGAACTAGGAGTAGAAAGTAAGAGGCACATCAGAAAGATGCAGGGTGAAAGTAGAGCCACGAAGTGAAGAGTTAAGAGAGAGATACGACCATGTGAGGGCTGTGACTCATGGGAGAAGGAATGTGAGCCCCTCCCTTCAGAAACACAACTAAAAAAACTtcagctttctctccctttttttcccTGAAAAACTTATGGCCATGTTTTACAGGTCTCTGTCTATCTACTTTGCCTCATTTCTGTCTTGTACTCCTTAAGCCTGTGCTATTGCCAGTTACTTATGTGTCCACGTTACAAAATCCTAAATGGTatgtctcattttctctctctcccagaccttTCCCAATGAGGGAACTGTAAAGCCAGACCCCCACTTCAGTGCCAGCGGTGATGCAGGCATATTGGATAAGGCCATCAAAGCtaaaggtgacacacacacacacacacacacacacccacccactgtGTATCACTGCAGAACCGAGAACCATGGCTTGTCAAACACAAAGAgaatgtgagcgtgtgtacatGCTACTGTTCTGTGAGTGTGGCTGGTAGATCTCGCAAAAGGAGCCGGCCTAGGACCAGGGTCTTGTCTGGACTGTGGACAGAATGGTGCCGCTGTAGTTCCACGTTACTTCCTGTGTATAGGAAGGACAGTGGTGTTACAGTATTTGAAATGTACTTCCTGTGTATAGGAAGGACAGTGGTGTGACAGTATTTGAAATGTACTTCCTGTGTATAGGAAGGACAGTGGTGTGACAGTATTTGAAATGTACTTCCTGTGTATAGGAAGGACAGTGGTGTGACAGTATTTGAAATGTACttcctgtgtgtaggtgtggatGAACACACCATCATCGATGTCCTGGTGAAGAAGAGCAATGCTCAAAGGCAGGAGATCAAAGCGGCTTACCAAAAGGCCAGCGGGAAGGTAAGGCAAACCCACACACGCGCTCACCAACCCGTGTGGGACCGtcctcgtcacacacacactctctcgtgtgtggtgatggtggtgtgtgtgtgactgccctGACCGTGCGGTGGGTTTCCCCCAGCCGTTGGAGGGGGCTCTGAAGGCAGCCCTGAAGGGGGAACTGGAGGAGGTCGTTCTGGCTCTGCTGAGGACACCAGCACAGTACGACGCCCAGCAGCTCAAACTGGCCATGAAGGTAtgcagtgcacacacacgcacgcacacacgcacgcacacacacacggacactgtAGATGGTGGCAGAGAGTGAAGAAGCTACATTGAAAGAGTTgtgaaatatatacatatatattgaGATATTGTCATTGTTTTATTCCTGCTGGGTAGTTAAATCCACTCCTAAATGCAATCCTAAACTAAtgtgtctctgccctgtcttTCTGCATTTGTCACACTTGACGGCAGCTATTGAGCTGAGCAGAAGTTGTGCTTTTGATTGATAGTCACCAGACAAGTTGTAtcgctttctctccccccccccccccccccccctctctcagggtTTGGGAACAGACGAGGACACTCTGATTGAGATCTTGGCTTCCAGAACCAACAAGGAGATCGTCAAGATAAGGAGCGCTTACAAAGAAGGTGTGCCACTGCGTAGATATACAGTGTTAGACAAGGAACGCTAAATCTGGTCCCAAGTTTGTATACGCTCTGCGTGTGAAAGGCGACCGCACAGTCCCCGCTCAATCCTCATCATCTATTCACTTGTTGTCGCTAGAATTTAAGAAGGAACTGGAGGCTGACATCAAGTCGGATACAGGCGGAGACTTCCGGAATGCCCTTCTCTCACTTTGCAAGGTGTGTATCAGGGAGGgtgaggtctgtgtgtctggacgtgtgtgtgtgcctgcctgaacgtgtgtgtgtgtctcgaacGGCAAAGGAGTGCTGATTCTGGTCCTCCTGAATGCTCGGGATTCCAAACGGACTGGACTgatcttctttctttttgtcttttttccctCTGCACCTGCGTCCACCAGGGGGCCAGGAGCGAGAGCCTGACGGTGAACGACGAGCAGGCGGACAGCGACGCCAGGGCCATCTAC harbors:
- the anxa1a gene encoding annexin A1a, with amino-acid sequence MSFIQEFLKQTVYLGMPDDSTFPNEGTVKPDPHFSASGDAGILDKAIKAKGVDEHTIIDVLVKKSNAQRQEIKAAYQKASGKPLEGALKAALKGELEEVVLALLRTPAQYDAQQLKLAMKGLGTDEDTLIEILASRTNKEIVKIRSAYKEEFKKELEADIKSDTGGDFRNALLSLCKGARSESLTVNDEQADSDARAIYEAGEKKKGTDCSVFIDILTTRSAPQLRKVFERYSKYSKVDVAKAIDLELKGDIESCLIATVKCAGSKPAFFAEKLNLAMKGSGTRTKILTRIMVSRSEVDLTRIKQEYKKTFGKTLYQDILDDTKGDYERILLALCGEN